From one Aquicella siphonis genomic stretch:
- a CDS encoding DUF4166 domain-containing protein, which yields MNQDEPIFKPVFAKAWEQLPPVMRKHYANRPFSQDVVTAQGKMEVGSTGLFRLLSPVFRALNMLVPYSGSDIPVTVRYLSDEHSRAFYLDRIFYFPGKTPWHFRSCMLPVKDEVVTEFTAWGLGWRFRYLYDGHKITLNHLGYVWKVFGMVLPLPLTVFLGRVYAEEFAVSDESFRMKMEMVHPLFGKYFYAGEFKIMEPVN from the coding sequence ATGAATCAGGATGAACCGATATTCAAACCCGTGTTTGCCAAAGCCTGGGAACAATTGCCTCCCGTGATGCGCAAGCATTATGCCAACCGGCCGTTTAGTCAGGATGTGGTGACGGCACAGGGAAAAATGGAAGTTGGCAGTACCGGATTATTCAGGCTGTTATCACCCGTCTTCAGAGCGTTGAATATGCTGGTGCCGTATTCCGGCAGTGATATTCCTGTTACCGTTCGCTACCTGAGTGATGAGCACTCCCGCGCGTTTTATCTGGACCGCATTTTTTACTTTCCTGGAAAAACACCCTGGCATTTTCGTTCCTGCATGCTGCCTGTGAAGGATGAAGTGGTGACCGAGTTCACGGCATGGGGACTGGGCTGGCGATTCAGATATTTATATGACGGACATAAAATCACACTCAATCATCTCGGTTATGTCTGGAAAGTATTTGGCATGGTGCTGCCCTTGCCGCTCACTGTGTTTCTGGGCCGGGTATACGCAGAAGAGTTTGCAGTGTCCGATGAGTCATTCCGGATGAAAATGGAAATGGTGCATCCGCTGTTTGGTAAATATTTTTATGCGGGCGAGTTTAAAATCATGGAGCCGGTAAATTGA